From Paenibacillus sp. PL2-23:
CCATTTTATTCAAAGCAGGTTTTCCTCCCTAGTCCGTTGCTGGAGAGAAAAATATAGCTATTTTGAGATTACTTGCCATGCGATTTTATATGAACTATTAGCATTAATGAACAGAGAGGTGGAGGACAAGAAGGTGTCTCCGCATAAGCATGTTTTAGCTGAACAATTGAAAGAGTATCTGAATCAATCATTTTGCAGGAAAATCACAATTCAGGAGTTAGCGGAAGTTATCGGACGATGCCCGAATTATGTAAATATAATATTTCAAGAAGTACAGGGTACCTCTCCCATTGCATATATGCATATGCTTAGGGTAGAACGGGCTAAGGAGCTATTAGAGAATTCAGGGTTGTCGATTGGTGATATAGCTGAACAGGTTGGCTACAATAATCAGCCTTATTTTCATTTCATGTTCAAGAAGCTGACGGGGCATACTCCGGGTGAATTTCGTTGATGGTAGGTAAAGTGAAAGACAAAGTAAATAGATTCATCATCGAAATGAAAGGCTTGCATTGGAGGGTAGCTCCCTCAAACATAACATTTATAAAGATATAACACAGGGATTGTGAGGGAGGACGCCATGCTTCATCATATACGCAGCTCGCTGCATTGGAAGCTGATTCTTATCATTACCTCGGTCATCTCCGTTATTCTTACTGCGATTGGTACGTTTAGCTACTACAAGAGCTCTCAAGCGATCGACTCCGATGTACAACGCTTCAGCAGTCAAATTCTGAAGCAGGCCAATTTGAATATGGAAAGATACCTCGGTGATAATGAACATTTCTTTCAAACAATGGCGGAAAGCACTGAATTTGAGCAATGGACAAAAATTGCGGTTGGTGAGCGATTCCAACTTTATAACCTGATGAGATCTATGGAGGAACGAACGATTAGCCCTTACATTCGATATCATCCGGAGCTTCTCTCCATCATTCTGTATCAAGAGGATGGAAATGAGAGTGTATATCGAAGCAGTCACGCACACGATATCGTACTCGACCATCAGTTTTCATTAAGCCGTGTACCATGGATTAAGACTATCGCAACCATAGGTTCGACCTACAAACATGTAGAGCTCAGACGGGATTACTCCGACCGATTTAATCAACAGCTTCTATTACCTGTATTAACTTATGTTCAGAAATTTAATTTCTCCGATAAAACAACCTACCTGGCAATGGACATTTCCTTGTTGTCGACACAGGCAATCCTGAATGAAATTCATCTCGGTGACAATGGATATTCCATAATTGTAGATTCAAGGGGCCGAATCATAACCTCGCCCGAGCCGACCATGGTGAACTCGCTCTTCGAGGATGGAATCAGCCGGTCTATGCTGGACAAAGAAGCAGGATCCTTTTACCTCGAGGATACTGAGCAGATGGTTGTCTTTCAGAGCATTAATCGAACCGATTGGAAGGTCGTCTCCTTCGTGCCCTATGAGGATTTGGCCGTCAGTATTCAGAGCATTCGCAACTGGACCATCGTGATGACCCTCGCCGCTCTGATTGTATCGGCCGTGCTAATCTTCTTCATTTCCTCCTCCATCACCAGAAGACTGAAGGAGCTGCGACGGACGATGAGACTGGCAAGAGTAGGTCGATTTGATATCCGCACAAATGTAACCGGCATCGATGAAGTTGGTGAACTCGGTGATGCTTACAACCATCTGCTGGAGCGGGTCAATACGTCCATTCATGAGCTGGCTGAAGCACGTGTCGTTCAGCAACGGGCAATTCTATCGGCATTGCAATCCCAGATAAATGCACACTTCTTGTATAATGCACTCGAATCGATTAACTCAATGGCTAATATCGCGGGTCACGACGGAATTATGAAAACCACCGTTGCGCTCTCGAGCATGCTCCGATACACGTCCAACTATCGAGATACGGAAGTAACCATTGCCGAGGAGATTGAGCATCTGCATGATTATATACATATCATTACGCTGATGTATCAGGATGACATCACCTATCAGGTGCACATCCAACCGGATCTGCTCAAAGGCAAGTGTCTAAAAGCGATATTGCAACCTCTCGTAGAGAACAGCATCAAACACTGCTACGAGGTGAGCGGGGGAAAACTGGCCATACAATTGCGAATGGAACGTGTCGAAGAGCGTTATGTTAGTATTGTGGTGGAGGATAATGGGATCGGTATGACGGCAGAGCGACTTCAGGAAATTCAGCATGCCTTGCGGCAGCTGCGGACCGAACAAGAGTTCATGATGCTGTCTAGGATCGGTCTGCTCAATGTGCATTATCGACTCATTAACTTTTATAGGGATAAACGCACTGGGATTACGGTAGACAGAGCTTACGGTCAGAGAGGAACTAAAGTTGTAATCACTTATCCTTGGGAATTAAAGGAGGAATCACCGCATGCTCCGCGTGCTGATCGTTGATGATGTGCCATTAATTAGACAAAGCTTATCGGTGTTTGTAGAAGCCAACAATGATACGACCATCGTCTCCGGGACGGCTGCCAATGGCAAGCAAGCGATGGCATGGCTTCAGGATTCTTATGTCGACCTATGTATTACCGACATACGTATGCCGGTGATGGATGGACTACAGCTCATCAAACAGATCAACGCCAATTTTCCCTGGATGGCGTGTCTGGTCGTATCTAGTTATGACGACTTCGAGTATGCCAAGCAAAGCATAGAGCTGAATGCTCTCGACTATGTACTGAAGCCCGTTAATAAGGAAACAATGAACAAGGCGTTGGCCAAGGCAACGAACAAAATTCAGGAGCTCCGCAATTGGGACGCCGCGCAGCTGTTCCTCAAGCGGCTGCCGCATCATCGTTCGGTGCTGGAGCAATGGCGAGAGCATATTCTTACCATCCGGATGGAGACGCTGCCCCTTCTAATTGTAGAGACACTGGAGCTGTTGGAGCAGTGGGTGGAAGGGAATTATTATTTATTGAATGCCCTGTCCAATCTGTGGCTGCAAACCTTGATCGAAGAGCTAACCACCGAGAAGATACAGCTCGAGCTAGACGAAGGCAAGGATCTGGGGCTAGGGGAGAAGCATCTGGAGCTGTCGAGGACGCGCAGCTACTTCCGATTATGCGCTGTACGCAGGCTGGAAGAAGGAGCTTATCGACTGATTGCAAGCATGAGGGGCGTCAGGAATCAGCAGTCGGTCAAGGTTGTCAATCAGATTAGGCAGTATATTCAACAACATTGCGGCGAGCCCCTTAATCTTCAGAGCTTGGCGGACCATGTTGCACTGAACAAAACTTATATGTGTAAGCTGTTTAAGGAGGAGACAGAGCAGACCATTCATACCTACATTGTGTTGGAACGTATGCAATTGGCACGCAGCCTGCTGCTTGACGGCAGCAATAAGGTTTATGAGATTGCCAAACAGGTAGGCTATGAGGATGTGGATTATTTCACCCAAATCTTCAAAAAACATTACGGGCTAAGTCCGCTCGATTACAAGAGAAGAATGAAGTCATAATAGCTTTACTAATTTCAGAGGACTGTCCAGTGTTGATAAGGCATACTGGACAGTCCTCTGCTTTTATACCGAGTTTAATAATTACAGAATATTATCGGGTAATTTCCGAATATCATGTCGTGGCTAGCTTGTCGAATCCTAGGTATCATGAAACTATACTCAAACAGCTGCACACGTAGAGAGGGGAAAGACCATGCAGAGCAAGTCGATACAGCCGTTGCAAAAAGCACCAAGTAGGAAGCCGACACGGGCCCGCAGGCGAACGGGAGAGGTTCCCTTCACCACCTTCGTGAAGAAAAATCATGCACTTTACGTCATGTTGATTCCCGTCGTTCTGTATTTCATCATATTCAAGTACGTTCCGTTGCTTGGATCTGTCATTGCTTTTAAAGACTACAATATATTTGATGGCTTTTTAAAAAGCAAGTGGGTGGGGCTCCACTGGTTCGAGCTCATGTTCACGAATCCGATGTACATCGACTTGTTTAAGAATACCATGATCATCAGCTTCTATCAGATTGTCTTTGCTTTTCCCGCTCCAATCATTCTGGCTTGCTTGCTCAATGAGGTGCGGCAGATAGCCTTCAAGCGGGGAGTGCAGACCATATTGTACCTGCCTCACTTCCTATCATGGGCATTGGTCTATGGCCTGGCCTACATGATGTTCTCGACGCAAACCGGAATGGTGAACAATCTTCTGAAGGAAATCGGCGAGCCTGTCATCAATTTTCTTCAATCGACTGAGCTGTTCCGAAGCGTGGTGGTGGGATCAGGCATCTGGAAGGAGATGGGTTGGAGTACAATCATCTTTCTGGCCGCGTTAGCCGGAATTAATCCGTCGCTTTATGAAGCAGCCAAGATCGACGGAGCCGGCCGCTGGAAGCAATTCGTTTATGTGACGTTGCCCGGTTTGTTGCCTGCTATTACGATTCTACTGTTACTGAAGATCGGGAATGTGCTGGATGTAGGCTTTGAACAAATTTACATCTTCCTTAATCCAGTCACGTTATCTGTCGGAGAGGTACTCGATACATATTCGTATCGGTTAGGGATTTTGAACGGAGAATTCAGTCTGACAACCGCAATTGGATTGTTTAAATCGGTGATTGGATTTATTCTGCTGGTGTCAGCCAATCAGTTAAGCAAACGAACGACCGGCGAGAGCTTGTACTAGAACAAGGAGGTCACATCGAATGGAAATACGCAGATCAACAGGCGAGAAGCTATTTGACACACTAAACATCGTATTGCTAAGCCTGTTAAGTTTAGCTGCCATCATCCCACTGCTCCACGTGGTGGCCGGCTCCTTCAGCTCGGCCAATGCAATTATCCACTCCAAGGTTACGCTATGGCCGGTCGAGCCTACCTTAGAGCATTATAAGCTGGTTACACAGACAAAGGCTTTCTGGCTGGCAGGCTGGCTGACGATTAAGGTCGTTGTACTTGGGACAGCACTAAACATGTTGCTGACCATTATCGGCTCGTATCCGTTGTCTAAGGCGTATCTTCGGGGACGCCGACCGATTCTGTTGTTCATTGTGTTTACGATGATCTTCCACGCACCGATGATTCCTATGTATTTGGTTGTCAAGGAGCTAGGAATGCTGAATACGATAGGTGCTCTTTTGATTCCCGGAGCTATCAGTGCCTTCAACATGATGCTGTGCATCACCTTCTTCCGTAATCTTCCTGAGGAACTGTTCGATGCGGCAAAGGTTGACGGGATGAGTGATTACCGTATCGTGTGGCAAATCGTAATACCGCTGTCCAAGCCGATTCTGGTCACTTTGCTGCTTTTTTATGCTGTAGGTCATTGGAACAATTACTTCACTCCACTGTTATACATTAATGATCGTTCGATGCAGACGTTACAGGTATATCTGTTCAATCTCATTACGTTAGGCTCCAGCAACGATATGATGAGTGCCGCTTCGGCTGAGTCTTCCCTGAATATGCTGCCGCAAGCGTTGGAGATGGCTACCATTGTACTGGCGACGCTGCCAATCGTTGTGCTGTATCCTTTTTTACAGAAGCACTTCGTGAAAGGCGCGACGTTAGGTTCGGTGAAAGAGTAAGGTTATGCTGGCGATCAGCCTTCATATACAAGGGATATCAATTGATGTCCTATTATGTTAAATAGGGGGAATACAACAATGTCAAAGAAACAAAAGTGGATCGGCATTACGTTAGCTCTATGTATGGTTTTCTCTACGACTGCATGCTCTTCAACGAAGTCGGAACCTCAAGAGGCAGATTCACAGCCGAAGGGACCTGCGAAGATATCGATGTTTGCATCCGATGTTGGGCAGCCTGTCCCTGGAGGGGAATCTATGGACGATCCTACACTAAGGTACTTGGCTGAGCAAACGAATACGGAATTGAATATTACTTTCATTCCTAACAGTCAATACCGGAATCAGCTTCGTGTCAAATTTGCGAGCGGCGAGATCCCCGACATTGTGCAGGGCTGGGGTATTATCTCAGATCTGGCCGATAACGATCAACTCTTGCCTCTCAATGATCTTATTGACGAGCATGGGCCTAACTTGAAGAAAATAATCCCTAAAGAATCATGGGATGCCGTTACCCGGAATGGCAAGATCTATGCCATTCCGGAAGCCCCGCTTGGTGACAGTCCGGTAGCCCGGGTGCTCTTCGTTCGCAAGGACTGGATGGATAAGGTAGGCATCAAGGAGGCTCCTAAGACGGACGCCGACTTCCTTGATATGCTTCGCGCCTTCCGTGACAAGGACCCTAATGGCAATGGCAAACAGGATGAAATTCCGTTCTCTGCCCGTGAGAATTTCACCTGGTTAGATAATGTATTGAGTATGTATGGTGTAACCATGTACGGGGGAACGATCGAAAATAACGAGGTCATCCCGCAGTACGCGAGTAAAAATATGAAGCAGGCTCTCGGGATCGTGAAAACGATGATGGATGAGAAGCTCATCGACAGCGAATTCATGTCCAACAAGCGAAACGTATGGGAGCAAAAGATTCAAAGCGATCTCGTAGGCGTATGGGTACATGCTCCGAATCTCGCTTGGGATTGGCAGGAGCGTTTGAACAAGTCGCTGCCGAATGGCAAACCGGAGGTGATCGCGATTCCTACACCGAAAGCGCCAGGAGTTACAGAATCAGGCTTTGGTAAGAAGCCATTTAATAAATCGTTTTCGATCACGAAAGCAAGTAAAGACCCTGCTGCTGCTGTGAGATTACTCGATTGGCTGGTCACTCAAGAGGGTCAAGAATTCGTTCAATTCGGGGTGCCCGGTGTGACAGTTACCAAGGATGATAGCAAGATCAATTATAACAAGCAGAAGGATACGGATGACAAAACCGCCTTGTGGCGTCCACTCGTCTTTAACCTGGCAGGCTTTAATGAGGAAATCCAATTAGTCTTAAGCGGAAACGAGCAAGCCGTAGCTAAGATTAAGGCTGTGTATGAGATCGGAAAGAAGGAAGGTATAACTAATGTGACCGCAGGAGCGCCAACTTTTAAATCCGATCAACCGGAGATTGGCGATTATGAGACAGCGTCTACTATGTTCATCGAAACCGCCGGACTTATTGTTCTAGGAGAAAAGCCTCTTGACTACTACGATGAATTCGTCAACAACTGGCGTACTCGCGGTGGCAATGAGTTGATTAAGCAAGCGACGGAATGGTATCAACAGAACAATAACAAATAAGATGGGCAATGGGGCCGCGTAAGCGGTCCCTCATATACACATCACTCTGAATGTAAAAGCACAAGAGGGTACATATTGTTCAATAAGACTTGTAAGCGTTTTACTCCCGGGTAGGAGACAATGGTGACGAAGGAGCTACCGGAGGACATCCTTTCAAAGCGGGTTAAGAAGGGGAAAGGAGAACCCATGGACACACGATTGCTTGAAAATTTATCTGGGCAGGAAGGGAACTATATCCTACCGTTTTTCTGGCAGCAAGGGCAAGAGGAATCGGTACTGCGGTCGGAATTGCGAAAAATACGTGACAGCGGTATACGTGCTGTATGTGTAGAATCCAGAACGCATCCCGATTTCGTTGGACCCGGCTGGTGGAGAGATCTGGAGATCATCCTGCAAGAAGCCGAGGAGCACGGCATGAAGGTGTGGGTGTTCGATGACTCTCACTTTCCTACGGGCTATGCCGTTGGTCGAATGAAAGAGGAGTTCCCGCACTTGAGGAATCGATATCTTACCGAGGTTCACATAGATGTGATGGGTCCGATGCAGGGAGCGTCACTGCTTGTAGGGGAACATGTTCGAGACAAGGAAGAGCTGGTGGGAATCGTCGCCGCAGAGCGGCTGACGGACACGAATGAACTGGGCTCATTGGTAAGCATCGGCGAGCGAAATCATGACGGGGTGATGTATTGGGATGTTCCAGAGGGGCATTGGCGAATATTCCTTCTCAAGCTGACGAACGAAGGCGGTCATGAAAGGCTGCGGTATCATCTCAATCCGCTGGAGCCCGAAGCCGTCAATGTGCTTGTACAGACTGTGTATGAGCCTCATTATGAACGCTGGCACAACAAGTTTGGGAACACATTCGCCGGATTTTTCAGTGATGAGCCAAGATTCGGGAACAGCTTGTCCTTTGAAGATATCATCGGAAGCACCTCAATGATCCTGCCATGGTGCAAGGACATGCTTGGCCTGCTGCAGCAGCAAGCGCCGGGAGAGGACGTGCTCACCCAACTGCCGCTATTGTGGTATCCGTCAGGTATCCGATCCTCGACTCTGCGTTTTCAATATATGGATGTGCTCACCAAGCGCTATGCCGTCAATTTCACCAAGCGCTTAGGGGATTGGTGTCGATCGAGGGGGGTAGAGTATATCGGCCATGTCATCGAGGATAACAACGTGCACACCAGGCTGGGCATGGGTGTCGGGCATTTCTACCGCGCAATATGGGATCAGGACATGTCAGGTGTTGATGTGGTCCTGCAGCAGATCATTCCCGGCATGACACGCGACTTCCGCATCGCTACCGGCGCGGGGGATGGTGAGTTTTATCATTTTGGTTTGGCCAAGATGGCGTCCTCCTTAGGTCATCTGGATGCGAAGAAGAAGGGCAGAACGGTATGTGAAATCTTCGGCGCCTACGGGTGGGTAGAAGGGCTGAAACTGATGAAATGGCTAACCGATCATATGCTTGTCCGCGGAGTTAACCATTTCATCCCGCATGCGTTTTCGCCCAAACCATTCCCGGACCGCGATTGTCCGCCGCACTTCTATGCGCAAGGCAACAACCCACAGTATCGACACTTTAAGCTGCTGATGGAGTATATGAATCGTCTTTCCCATCTGTTGAATGGAGGCACTCATATCGCCAGTGCAGCAGTGTTGTACCATGCGGAAGCAGAATGGTCTGGAGAAGCTATGCTATTTCAGAAGCCAGTAAGGCAGCTGCTGGAGCGACAGATCGATTGTGATGTCGTGCCCGCTGATCTACTACTAGAGAGGATGATGGTATCCAACAATCAGCTTCTCGTTCACGCCGAACGATTTGATTATCTTATTATTCCCTATGCCGAGGCATTGCCTAGCCGACTACTACATTCTCTTTACGAAGCGTTGCAGGCGGGTCTAACTATCTATTTCGTGGAGGGGCTTCCTGTGAGGTCGAGCGATGGCAAAGACGTTCAAGGCGTGCTCGAGTTTATAGCTAGACATGCGAATCAGTGCACGGTACCTTTAGATTCGCTAGTAGATCAGATTCAACAACGGTTTACCCCTCTTCTGAAGCTGGACAGCTTTCAGCCTGATCTGCGGGCATACCTCTATCAAAGAAGCAACTCTCGGTTCCTCATGCTGTTCAATGAGCATCCTTATGAGGCCATTCATGCCCAAGTGGATATTAACTTAAGGGGAGCCGTGTACCAGTATGATGCCTTTGCCAATGAGGTAAGAAAATATCCATGTAGTCGGGTAGAGCAAGGGAGCCGCATTCCGCTGCATCTTGAGCCTTACGAGTCCAACGTCTTCATTTGGGATGAATCCTCTGATATCGTGAAGCGGAGCTTGCCACTTAGAGAAATGCACGGCACGATACTGAAGCAGACGATTTTATCGGAATGGGAGATCAGCATAGCGGAAGCCATTCAATATCCTGACTTTAAGCCTTATTGCATGTTACTACAGCTGATCAACCTTGCGGTTCCTGAATATTTACCAAGGTTTAGCGGTACCTTCCGTTACGAAACGGTGCTCCAATTGGAGAATGTCGGAGCTGCAGTTGTGCTCGATCTGGGTGCTGTCTACGAAACGGCAGAGCTTTGGGTCAACGGCCATCATGCCGGGACTCGAATTTGCCCTCCCTATCGGTTTGACGTGACGTCTCTTCTTCAAGCAGGGAGCAACAAGGTGGTGGTGGAGGTGACGAATACACTGGTGAAACAGGTGCGGGACCGTTTCTCTATCTATAGGCAGCAAGAGCCATCCGGACTCATAGGTCCTGTAGAGTTGCGGCAATGGTATTGATAAAAAGTTAACTGGGAGGGAATATAACTTATGTTTGGATTTAAAATGCTGAAATTGCTGAAAAGAGCATTATCGGTTTTTATAGCGACGTGTGTGTGCATTAGCTTAATCTCATCGACTAGCGGTTACACATATGCAAACACATCTCAGGAGTTGAATGGTGTGGCAGACGCATCTGTGAAGGTGTTATTTGATGAAAGCTATGCGAATGTAGCGGGCCAACTATCAAGTGACTGGAAAACAAAAAATAATATAAGCTATACAGAAAATTATATGGAACTGTACCGTAATGATGGGAATAGCAAAACGATTTCTTTAGAAAGACTATTTAGTAATGACGCAACAGGAGTTGTCACAATTGAGTTGGAATTTGCTAATAGCAGTACAGATGGTGGTAAAGGAAGAGCCCAATTTAATCTTGCAGCAAAGAGTGCAGAAGGAACCGTTAGCAATGTTTTATCTTTTCAACATCAAGATAATTTGGTAAATGTAAAAAATGTCGATAAGTATGAGACACTTAAAACTGTGGCGGTTGGGGAGAAGGCTACGGCTAAGATTGTTGTAGATACAGTTGAAGATAAAATATATGTTGGCATCAATGGTGATGAACTAAAGGAATATCCTCTTGTGAATGCTATGGATATGCAACAGGTTTATTCAATGTACTGGATTTTAGCTGATAAGACTAAATTTGATGTAGGTATCAGATTGTACTCAATGAAAGCATCAGTACCTACAACAGAGGAATTAAAAATACAATCTGATTTAGATGAGATTACTATAGAAAATATGTGGGGGATAAAAGACAACTTTATAGTACCCTTGAAAGGAACGAGGGATACGGCATTTAGTTGGACTTCTGATAATACAGCAGCAGCTGTTAACAATGAGACAGGACAAGTAACTATTACCCGTACAGAGCTTAATCAAAAGGCTACATTAATTGTAGCTGGAACTCTTAATGGAAAGAGTGCAGTGAAAGAATTTGATATAACAATTATTGGTGAAGATACACCAATAGGAGATGGAAATAGCTTAGTTTATTTAAACGAAGAAAGGTTAAACCTAGCTAAAAACGAAATTGAATTAAATAATCCTACCTATAAAGAAGCTTTTGATGCTTTGATTCTTGAGGCAGATGTAGAGCTGGCAAAGGAGATTGATCCTGTAACGAATAAAACGCTCTTACCGGCAAGTGGTGACATCCATGATTACTATAGTATATCACCTTACCACTGGCCAGATCCCACGAAAGAGAATGGACTGCCATGGATTTATAAAGATGGTCAATTCAATCCAATAGCTGCAGGTCCTGAAACTGATTGGAAGCGGTTGAGAGAAATGTTTACATCATTGGATACATTGACATTGGCGTATTATTTCACAGAAGATCAAAAATATATAAATAAGGCCAAAGAAATTGTTCAGGTTTGGTTTATTAATGAAGAAACGAAAGTGAATCCTAATGTGAACTTTGGTCAAGCTATACCAGGTAAAGTAAGTGGAACCATGTTTGGTATTATTGAATGGACTATTATCGGAAACGTTATTACAACCGTTCAAATGTTGGTGAAAAACAATCTGTTGGCTGAGAGTGAGCTGGCAGCAATGAACGATTGGTTTAATGAGTATTTAAATTGGTTGAGAACAAGTGAGTTTGGAATTGGAGCAAGTACTAGAACAAATAATCATGCTACTAACTATGATTATCAAGTTGCAGGTCTTATGATTTATCTAGGAAAAGTGAATGAAGCTGAAGCATTGATAAAAGATACTATGATAAAACGTATAGAAACACATATTGCGCCTGATGGCAGCCAACCGGAAGAATTAAAAAGAACAAAATCAGTTAGTTACACGGTTAATAACTTATGGGCATTAGCCAGGCTTGCTGACTTGAGCCGTCGCTTCACAAATGTTGACTTATGGTCATATAAAACGGAAGAAGGTGTGAGCCTGAAAAGTGGGTATGATTTCGTAATACCGTACATCTTGGGAGAAAAAGAATGGACATGGCAACAAATTACAGGTGGTGGAGTTGAAGCTTCATTAAAGGACTGGGCATTACCGATGTTTAGTAGAAGTGAATTGATGTTAGGTGAAGATATCCTTCCTGCTGGA
This genomic window contains:
- a CDS encoding AraC family transcriptional regulator, whose translation is MNSLHIHWAGHHHAVTNWRMAAPGNRNSLILVTQGECCYDIGDKQVIVRQGELIFLSEHLPRIGSSDKHTPHSRYTVNFTIDGDIRLPLFMDRHNHKLATRQFHFIQSRFSSLVRCWREKYSYFEITCHAILYELLALMNREVEDKKVSPHKHVLAEQLKEYLNQSFCRKITIQELAEVIGRCPNYVNIIFQEVQGTSPIAYMHMLRVERAKELLENSGLSIGDIAEQVGYNNQPYFHFMFKKLTGHTPGEFR
- a CDS encoding histidine kinase, encoding MLHHIRSSLHWKLILIITSVISVILTAIGTFSYYKSSQAIDSDVQRFSSQILKQANLNMERYLGDNEHFFQTMAESTEFEQWTKIAVGERFQLYNLMRSMEERTISPYIRYHPELLSIILYQEDGNESVYRSSHAHDIVLDHQFSLSRVPWIKTIATIGSTYKHVELRRDYSDRFNQQLLLPVLTYVQKFNFSDKTTYLAMDISLLSTQAILNEIHLGDNGYSIIVDSRGRIITSPEPTMVNSLFEDGISRSMLDKEAGSFYLEDTEQMVVFQSINRTDWKVVSFVPYEDLAVSIQSIRNWTIVMTLAALIVSAVLIFFISSSITRRLKELRRTMRLARVGRFDIRTNVTGIDEVGELGDAYNHLLERVNTSIHELAEARVVQQRAILSALQSQINAHFLYNALESINSMANIAGHDGIMKTTVALSSMLRYTSNYRDTEVTIAEEIEHLHDYIHIITLMYQDDITYQVHIQPDLLKGKCLKAILQPLVENSIKHCYEVSGGKLAIQLRMERVEERYVSIVVEDNGIGMTAERLQEIQHALRQLRTEQEFMMLSRIGLLNVHYRLINFYRDKRTGITVDRAYGQRGTKVVITYPWELKEESPHAPRADR
- a CDS encoding response regulator; amino-acid sequence: MLRVLIVDDVPLIRQSLSVFVEANNDTTIVSGTAANGKQAMAWLQDSYVDLCITDIRMPVMDGLQLIKQINANFPWMACLVVSSYDDFEYAKQSIELNALDYVLKPVNKETMNKALAKATNKIQELRNWDAAQLFLKRLPHHRSVLEQWREHILTIRMETLPLLIVETLELLEQWVEGNYYLLNALSNLWLQTLIEELTTEKIQLELDEGKDLGLGEKHLELSRTRSYFRLCAVRRLEEGAYRLIASMRGVRNQQSVKVVNQIRQYIQQHCGEPLNLQSLADHVALNKTYMCKLFKEETEQTIHTYIVLERMQLARSLLLDGSNKVYEIAKQVGYEDVDYFTQIFKKHYGLSPLDYKRRMKS
- a CDS encoding ABC transporter permease subunit, translating into MQSKSIQPLQKAPSRKPTRARRRTGEVPFTTFVKKNHALYVMLIPVVLYFIIFKYVPLLGSVIAFKDYNIFDGFLKSKWVGLHWFELMFTNPMYIDLFKNTMIISFYQIVFAFPAPIILACLLNEVRQIAFKRGVQTILYLPHFLSWALVYGLAYMMFSTQTGMVNNLLKEIGEPVINFLQSTELFRSVVVGSGIWKEMGWSTIIFLAALAGINPSLYEAAKIDGAGRWKQFVYVTLPGLLPAITILLLLKIGNVLDVGFEQIYIFLNPVTLSVGEVLDTYSYRLGILNGEFSLTTAIGLFKSVIGFILLVSANQLSKRTTGESLY
- a CDS encoding carbohydrate ABC transporter permease encodes the protein MEIRRSTGEKLFDTLNIVLLSLLSLAAIIPLLHVVAGSFSSANAIIHSKVTLWPVEPTLEHYKLVTQTKAFWLAGWLTIKVVVLGTALNMLLTIIGSYPLSKAYLRGRRPILLFIVFTMIFHAPMIPMYLVVKELGMLNTIGALLIPGAISAFNMMLCITFFRNLPEELFDAAKVDGMSDYRIVWQIVIPLSKPILVTLLLFYAVGHWNNYFTPLLYINDRSMQTLQVYLFNLITLGSSNDMMSAASAESSLNMLPQALEMATIVLATLPIVVLYPFLQKHFVKGATLGSVKE
- a CDS encoding extracellular solute-binding protein is translated as MDDPTLRYLAEQTNTELNITFIPNSQYRNQLRVKFASGEIPDIVQGWGIISDLADNDQLLPLNDLIDEHGPNLKKIIPKESWDAVTRNGKIYAIPEAPLGDSPVARVLFVRKDWMDKVGIKEAPKTDADFLDMLRAFRDKDPNGNGKQDEIPFSARENFTWLDNVLSMYGVTMYGGTIENNEVIPQYASKNMKQALGIVKTMMDEKLIDSEFMSNKRNVWEQKIQSDLVGVWVHAPNLAWDWQERLNKSLPNGKPEVIAIPTPKAPGVTESGFGKKPFNKSFSITKASKDPAAAVRLLDWLVTQEGQEFVQFGVPGVTVTKDDSKINYNKQKDTDDKTALWRPLVFNLAGFNEEIQLVLSGNEQAVAKIKAVYEIGKKEGITNVTAGAPTFKSDQPEIGDYETASTMFIETAGLIVLGEKPLDYYDEFVNNWRTRGGNELIKQATEWYQQNNNK
- a CDS encoding glycosylhydrolase-like jelly roll fold domain-containing protein, whose amino-acid sequence is MDTRLLENLSGQEGNYILPFFWQQGQEESVLRSELRKIRDSGIRAVCVESRTHPDFVGPGWWRDLEIILQEAEEHGMKVWVFDDSHFPTGYAVGRMKEEFPHLRNRYLTEVHIDVMGPMQGASLLVGEHVRDKEELVGIVAAERLTDTNELGSLVSIGERNHDGVMYWDVPEGHWRIFLLKLTNEGGHERLRYHLNPLEPEAVNVLVQTVYEPHYERWHNKFGNTFAGFFSDEPRFGNSLSFEDIIGSTSMILPWCKDMLGLLQQQAPGEDVLTQLPLLWYPSGIRSSTLRFQYMDVLTKRYAVNFTKRLGDWCRSRGVEYIGHVIEDNNVHTRLGMGVGHFYRAIWDQDMSGVDVVLQQIIPGMTRDFRIATGAGDGEFYHFGLAKMASSLGHLDAKKKGRTVCEIFGAYGWVEGLKLMKWLTDHMLVRGVNHFIPHAFSPKPFPDRDCPPHFYAQGNNPQYRHFKLLMEYMNRLSHLLNGGTHIASAAVLYHAEAEWSGEAMLFQKPVRQLLERQIDCDVVPADLLLERMMVSNNQLLVHAERFDYLIIPYAEALPSRLLHSLYEALQAGLTIYFVEGLPVRSSDGKDVQGVLEFIARHANQCTVPLDSLVDQIQQRFTPLLKLDSFQPDLRAYLYQRSNSRFLMLFNEHPYEAIHAQVDINLRGAVYQYDAFANEVRKYPCSRVEQGSRIPLHLEPYESNVFIWDESSDIVKRSLPLREMHGTILKQTILSEWEISIAEAIQYPDFKPYCMLLQLINLAVPEYLPRFSGTFRYETVLQLENVGAAVVLDLGAVYETAELWVNGHHAGTRICPPYRFDVTSLLQAGSNKVVVEVTNTLVKQVRDRFSIYRQQEPSGLIGPVELRQWY